CATCATCAAAAAGGCCGTAGATCTACCTGCAGCAGCACCATTCCAGTGCGCAGTTATGTCGTCGTCAGCACTAAGTGGGCAGCCTTCTTTCCCACATGTGAAGGCGGGTACTTTCTGGCCTGGAAACTTGCTACGGCAATTTAGGAAAGGTCAGTGAACACGCCGCTTGTCAGTGCGCTGATCTACCTGCTTGGCTTCATAGGTCTTGCTTCTATCGGCCTTATTCCACTTCGGTCCTGGCAAGTATTGAGGGATATGTTTAGAAGCAATCCGCGTCAGGTGCAAAGAACAGTACTGGGCGTCCTCGCTGTATTAATAACAATGGGGGCGTTATTCAGCGACGCGCAAATCACAGCACGCATTTTTAAGTGTCTTACTGAAACCTACTGCGGTCCGGGCGTTGCAAGCGGATGGACTTATCTAGCGATGCTTGGTGTTGTGCATTTGGTTTTTGAGGCTGTAATTTTTGTAATACAACAGAAGAGCGGCCATCACAACGGTTGACCCAGGGGAGTATGAGGGCTTGGGCTGGGACGGGCTGACCGGCCGAGTTCCTTTTGCATTCCAGGTCGACGACTTTGCGAATAATCTCGCCAGCACCCTCTTTCTTCAATAGACTGGGAACCCGGCGCCGGCGTCGAACTCTCAGTCTTGCATGAGAAAAATCATCCCCCTGGTGGTCCTGGCCCTGCTTGCCGCGGGGGTCTACGGCTGGCGGCAGCGCGGCAGCAGCCCGTCGCCGGCCAATGCGGCGGCGCCAGCCGCGGTCAATACCCGGGCCACTGCGGTTGCGGTCGAGGCCGAGCCGGTCACGGTGGGGCCGCTGGCGCAGGAGATCACCGCCGTCGGCGCGCTGCGCGCCAACGAGTCGGTCGTGCTGCGTCCCGAGATCGCCGGGCGCGTGGCGCGCATCAGCCTGGAGGAGGGCGCGCCGGTGCGCCGCGGGCAGCTGCTGCTGGTGCTGGACGACGCCGTGTACCGCGCCGAGCTGGCGCAGGCCGAGGCCAACCTCGACCGCAGCCGTCGGCTGCGCGACAGCGGCAGCAAGCTGTTCGCCGACAACTACATCAGCAGCACGGAAATGGACGCCCTGCAGACCGCGGTCAAGGTGGACGAGGCGGCGGTGGCGCTGGCGCGCGCGCGCCTGGACAAAACCCGCATCACCGCGCCCTTCGACGGCGTGCTCGGGCTGCGGCGCGTGAGCGTGGGCGATTATCTCAATCCCGGCCAGGACATCGCCAACCTCGAGGACATCACCCCCATCAAGCTGGATTTCCGCGTGCCGGAGACCTATCTCGCGGTGCTGCGGACCGGCCAGGCTCTGAGCGTGCGCGTGGATGCGTTCCCGGACCAGGTCTTCACCGGGCAAGTGGTCGCGATCGACCCGCGCGTCGCGGCCGAGGACCGCAGCGTCGCCATCCGCGGCGAGCTGCCCAACGCCGACGCGCGCCTGCGGCCCGGCCTGTTCGCGCGCGTGAACCTGGTGCTGGACACGCGTACCGGGGCCCTGACCGTGCCGGAACAGGCGATCGTGCCGCAGGGCGACGGGCATTTCGTCTATCGCGTGATCGAGGGCAAGGCCGTGCGCACGCCGGTGACGCTGGGCCTGCGCCAGGCCGGGCGCGTGGAGATTCTCTCCGGGCTGGGCGCGGGTGACGTGGTCGTCACCGCCGGGCACCTCAAGCTGGCGGACGGCAAGCCGGTCAGCGTCATCCAGCCGCCACCGGCCGCGGCGGCTGCGGTGGCGGCGCCCTAGGCAGCAGCCGTGGTCCTGTCCGACGTCTGCATCCGCCGGCCGGTGTTCGCCACCGTGCTGAGCCTGCTGCTGGTGCTGGTGGGGCTGATCGCCTACCAGCGCCTGAGCGTGCGCGAGTATCCCAATATCGATCCGCCGGTGATCACGGTCGAGACGCGCTATCGCGGCGCCAGCGCCGAAATCGTCGAGACCCAGGTCACCAAGGTGCTCGAGGAATCGCTCGCGGGCATCGACGGCATCGACATCATGACCTCGATCAGCCGCGAGGAACAAAGCCAGATCACGGTCACCTTCAAGCTCAACCGCGACCCGGACGGCGCCGCCAGCGACGTGCGCGACCGCGTGGGACGCATGCGCCAGCAGCTGCCGGACGAGATCGACGAGCCGGTGATCCAGAAGACCGAGGCCGACGCCAACCCGATCATCTGGGTCGCGCTGTCCAGCGACCGGCATACGCCGCTGGAGGTCAGCGACACGGCCGATCGTGTGGTCAAGGACCGGCTGCAGACCCTGCCCGGCGTGGCGCTGGTGCGCATCTTCGGCGAGCGCCGCTACGCGATGCGCCTGTACCTGGATCCCGAGCGGCTGGCCGGGCACGGCCTGACCGTGCAGGACGTGGAGGACGCACTGCGCGCGCAGAACGTGGAGCTGCCGGCCGGGCGCATCGAGAGCCGCCAGCGCGAGTTCACGGTGCTGTCCGCCACCGACCTCAATACGCCGCAGGAATTCAACGACCTCATCATCCGCGAGAGCGACCCGGCCCGCGGCGCCTACCTGGTGCGGCTGCGCGACGTCGGCCGCGCCGAACTGGGGCCGGCCGACGAGCGGCGCATCGCGCGCTTCAACGGCCGGGACGCGATCGGCATGGGCGTCATCAAGCAGGCCACCGCCAACCCGCTGGACGTGTCACGTGCGGTGCGCGGGGTGCTGCCGGAGGTGCAGCGCATCCTGCCCGAGGGCATGCGCATCGACGTCGCCAACGACACCAGCCTGTTCATCGAGCGCTCGATCGAGAACGTGTACGAATCCATCGGCGAGGCGATCGTGCTGGTGGTGCTGATCATCTTTTTCTTCCTGCGCTCGTTCCGCGCCACGCTCATCCCGCTGGTGACCATCCCGGTGTCGCTGATCGGCAGCTTCGCGATCATGTACTTGGCGGGCTTCAGCGTGAATACGCTCACGCTGCTGGCGATGGTGCTGGCCATCGGCCTGGTGGTGGACGACGCCATCGTCATGCTCGAGAACATCCACCGCCACGTGGAGCAGGGCATGCCGCCCCTGCAGGCGGCCCGGGTGGGCAGCAAGGAAATCGGTTTTGCCGTCATCGCCATGACCCTGACGCTGGCGGCGGTGTTCGCGCCGGTCGGCTTCCTGGTCGGCACCACCGGGCGGCTGTTCACCGAGTTCGCCTGGACGCTGGCGGCGACGGTGCTGGTGTCGGGCTTCGTGGCGCTGAGCCTGTCGCCGATGATGTGCTCGCGCCTGCTGCGCCACGAAGAACGGCACGGCGCGGTGTACAACGTCATCGAAGGCCGCATCGACGCCCTGACCCAGGCTTACCGGCGCCTGCTGCTGCGCGGGCTCGATTCGCGCCTGCTGGTGCTGATGGTCGGCGGCCTGGTGGCGGCCTCGGCGGTATGGCTGTTCACCAGCATCAAGGAGGAGCTGGCGCCGACCGAGGACCGCGGCAACATCGTCGGCCGCTTCGTCGCGCCCGAGGGCGCGACCGTCGAGTACACCGACCGCTACGCGCGCCAGATCGAGCAGTACGCCCTGGCGCTGCCCGAGGTCAACCGCGCCTTCGTGGTGTCGGGTTTCCCCACCGTGACCGAGGGCATCGCCATCATCCGTCTGGTGGACTGGGCCGAGCGCGAGCGCAGCCAGCAGGACCTGGTGCGCGAGCTGGGGCCCAAGCTGCAGGCGCTGCCTGGCGTGCAGGCCTTCGCCGTCAACCCGCCCTCGCTCGGCCAGCAGATCCGCAATCGGCCGCTGGAGGTCGTCATCAAGACCACCGACAGCTACGAGGCGCTGGCCGTGGCCGTGGATCGCATGATGCAGCGGATCGCGGAGAACCCCGGCATCCAGGGGCCGGATACCGACCTCAAGCTCAACAAGCCGCAGATCCGTGTCAGCCTGGACCGCGACAAGGCCGCCGCGATGGGCGTGGATGTCGCCACCGTGGGCCGCACGCTCGAAACCCTGCTCGGTGGCCGGCAGGTGACCCGCTTCAAGCAGGCCGGCGAGCAGTACGACGTGATCGTGCAGCTGGCCGATGCCGACCGGCGCACGCCCGCCGACGTCAACCGTCTGTACGTGCGCGGCAGCGAGGGCGCCATGATCCCGCTGTCCAACCTGGTCAGCCTGCGCGAGTCGGTGGCGCCCAAGGAGCTCAACCACTTCAGCCAGCTGCGCGCGGCGCGCATCAGCGCCAACCTGGCGCCCGACTACGCGCTGGGCGAGGCGCTGGCGTACGTCGAGGCGGTGGCGCAGGAACAACTGCCGCCGTCCATGCAGCTCGACTATGCGGGCCTGTCGCGCGAGTTCAAGCAGTCTAGCGCGGAACTGTACTTCACCTTCCTGCTGGCGCTGGCCTTCATCTACCTGGTGCTGGCGGCGCAGTTCGAGAGCTTCGTGGACCCGCTGATCATCATGCTCACCGTGCCGCTGTCCATGGCCGGTGCGCTGCTCATGCTCAAACTCACCGGTGGTACGCTCAACATCTACAGCAAGGTCGGCCTGATCACCCTGATCGGCCTGATCACCAAGCACGGCATCCTGATCGTGGAGTTCGCCAACCAGCTGCAGGCCGCCGGGCGCAATATCCACGACGCCGTGGTCGAGGCCGCGGTGCTGCGCCTGCGTCCGATCCTGATGACCACCGGCGCCATGGTGCTGGGCGCGCTGCCGCTGGCGATCGCAACAGGCGCCGGCGCCGAGAGTCGCCAGGCCATCGGCGGTGTCATCATCGGCGGCCTGCTGGTCGGCACCTTCTTCACGCTGTTTGTGATCCCCGCCGTCTACACCCTGATCGCGCGTCGCCACGAACGCATCGAGGGCGAGGCGGAGCCGACGATCGTCTGATGTTCGGTTACCGCCACGCTTTCCACGCCGGCAACTTCGCCGACGTCTTCAAGCATGTGATCCTGGTGCAGCTGCTGCGCGCGCTGCAGAAGAAGGACAAGCCCTTCTGGGTGCTCGACACGCACGCCGGCGCCGGGCGCTACGACCTGGGCTCGGCCGAGGCACGCAAGGTCGGCGAGTACCGCGAGGGCATTGCGCGGCTGTGGGAACGGTCCGGGCTCTCGCCCGAACTGCGCGACTATCGCGAACAGGTCGCGGCCTTCAATCCGGACGGCCGGCTGCGCTGCTATCCCGGCTCACCCAGGCTGATCCAGCGCCTGCTGCGCGCGGGCGACCGGCTGGTGGCCTGCGAGCTGCATCCCAACGAGTTCCCGGTGCTGCAGGCCGAGATGGCGGGCGAGCGTAATGTCAGCATCCAGAAGCTCGACGGTTATGCAGCCTTGAAAGCCTACCTGCCGCCGAAGGAGGGGCGCGGGCTGCTGTTCATGGACCCGTCCTTCGAGATGGACGGCGAGTTCGAGCGGCTCAAGGACGCGCTGCGGCTGGTGCAACAGCGCTGGCGCAACGGCATGACCGCGATCTGGTACCCGATCCTGCATCGTGCGCCGAGCGCGCGCTTCCACGCCAGTGTGCAGCAGATGGGCCTGCCCAAGGTCCTGTGCGCCGAGCTGGGGCTGGCGCCCTACGACAGCCCCCAGGGCATGCACGGCTGCGGCCTGCTGATCGTCAACCCGCCCTGGCAGCTGGACGTGACGCTGCAGCGGGTCCTGCCGGAGCTGCTGGAGATCCTCAGGACCGGCCCGCAGGCACAGACGCGGGTGGAGTGGCTCGCGGACTGAACCCCCTGCGCCTTGCGCTACTGGATCAGGTCCACCTGGGTATCGTCGGTGTAATAGAGCAGCCCGAAATGGCCGAGCGCGAACACGTAGTGCGCGTCCGCGCCGGCGATCGCGCTGGAATGCACCCCGCCGACGGTGCACACACCGGTCGAGCAGATCACCTCATCCTGCCAGCTCAGGAAGGAATACACGTCCGTACCGAGGGTCTTGCCGTACAGCCAGTTCAGGAACGGGCTGTTGACCGACAGCCCCCAGTAGCCGCAGGTCGTGGTCGGATACTGGTAGGGATAGGTGCCGCAGGACCACAGCCCGCGATAGGCGCTGGCGATGCCGATGAAGGTATCCACCTGCGCAGCCTTGCCCAGGTCGATGATCTGCTTGGCCGCGAGCGTGGCGCCCATGGAATGGCCGATGACGTCGATCTTGCCGGTGCAGGAAGCGGCGATCGCGTTGCTGATGGCGTCGCGCACCGGCGTTTCCTCGCTGCCACTGTGGTCGTTGCAGGCCGGGCAGCTCTTCGATCCCCAGCTCGGCCGGTAGACCTGGCTGGAACTGTAGCCGCGGCTGAGCAGTTCGTTGTAGGTATTGTTGAAATCGCTCGGGTAGCGTGCGTTGCCGTGCACCAGCACCACGTTGTCGCGGCACACCGCGCCGGCTGCGCCCTGTGCCAGCAGCAGCGCGGCCCCGCCGACGATGCACAGCATGCGGATTGACAGCTTCATGTTGCCTCCTCCCGCCTCAAGCGGTCATTCGAAGTAATCCAGGTCCTTGCCGTAGGTCTCCTTGAGCGAATACAGGGCCAGCAGTGCCAGCGCATAAACGGCGACGCCGATCAGCAGCACGGCCTTGATCAGCCCCATGCCGGGCAGCAGCAGCTTCAGCAGCAAGGTGACCGGCACCACCATGGCGCGCACGAAGTTGGGCACTGAGGTGGTGACGGTGGCGCGGATGTTGACGCCGAACTGCTCGGCCGACAGGGTCATGAACACGGTCCAGTAGCCCTGCGCCAGCCCCATCACGAACATCAGCACGCAGTAAAGCTGCGGCGTGCGGCCCTCCAGCGACAGCAGCACGGCGGTCAGGGCCATCATGCCGGCGATGAAGCCGAACACCACGCCGCGGCGGTTCTTGAGCCACTCGCTGATCAGGCCGCTGGCGGCGCTGCCGAGCGCGAGCCCGGTCGCCTGCCAGCGCAGCACGTCGGCGACCGGCAGCGGGCCGGCGAGGTTCAGCGCCCGCCCGAGCTCGGGCGAGAAGTTCACGAACAGCGCCGAGACGTACCAGATCGGCACGCCCACCGCGATTACGGCCAGGAAGCGGCCGAAGCTGTCGAGCCGGCCGAACAGCAGCCGCAGGTCACCCTGGCCCCGGGCCTGCGCCTTGTGCGCATCGAACATGGCCGACTCGCGCAGTACCCACCAGCGCCCGGCCAGCACCGCCAGGCCCATGCCGCCGCCGACGAAATAGGCGGTGCGCCAGTGCAGATAGCCGCCGACGAAGGAGGCGGTGAGCGCGCCGACCAGGCCGAGGAAGGAGATGACCGTGGTGCCGTAACCGCGGAAGCGCGCCGGCAGGATCTCCGCCACCAGTGTGACGCCCGCGCCCAGCTCGCCCGCCAGGCCGACGCCGGCGATGAAGCGCAGCACGGCGTACTGTTCGACCGTGGTGACGAAGCCGTTGGCGATGTTGGCCAGCGAATAGACCGTGATCGTCGCCAGCAGCGCAAAACGGCGCCCGAACTTGTCGCCGATCACGCCCCAGAACAGGCCGCCGATCAGCATGCCGATCATCTGCAGATTGAGCAGGTCGATGCCCCAGGCGGTGTTGGCCGCGCCGGTGATGCCCAGCTCGTCGAGGCTGGCGACGCGCACCACGCCGAAGATGACGATGTCGTACAGGTCGACGAAATAGCCGAGCGCCGCGACAATCACCGAAGCGACAACCGTGCGCTGCCCGCTCATGGCTGGATGTCCACGCCCGGGTCGAACTGGCGCTGCAGGCTGTGCACGGCGTCCTGGTATTCCAGGCTGACGACGTAGCGCAGCTGCAGCGGCGCGGACCTGCGTCCATCGGGTGCGATGGCCATCGCCGACAGCGTCAGCGTACCGGGCACATAGACCGGTTTCTCGTACAGCGGCGAGCCGGAGTTGGGCAGGCTGCCGCTGGTGGTATAGACGATGAAGGCCTCGGGGTCGCTGGCTTTCAGCTCCACCGTGATCGGGTCTTCATACACGCCGGTCGGCAGGGAAGCGCTGACCGTCAGCGGTTCGGCGCCCGGCGCGCTGGCCGCGCGCGGCCGCTTGAAGCGCTGCATCGGGCTGGCCAGGCCGCTCTGCGGATCGAACGCAAAGCAGGTGGTCAGCACGCCGGGTTCCAGCGTCACCTCCGTCTCTCCGGCCGTGGCGCGCGAGGGATACTCGCCGCCGGTCGCGCAGTGCACCCGCGCAGTTTTCAGATCGGTCTTGACGCGCGCGTCCTCGTGCAGCAGCCGCGGGGCAGGGTAGTCGTCCGGTGCCGGCGGCAGCTCGCCGAGGAACTTGAGCATCGCATCCATCGTTTCCGGCACGCGCGGCAGTTCGAGATGGTCGTAATGGGTGCCATGCTCCAGGTTGTAAGCCAGGTTGTAGGCGCCCTTGAGCGCGGAGCTGTGCGCCGACCAGGGCGGGAACAGCACGTCGGCCCAGCCGGTGCCGTCATACAGCGTCATATAGCGAGTCGGCCCCGGCGCCTCGCCGCCGCGGTTGAGCTGCTCCAGCCAGGGGCTGCCGTGCGCCAGCTCGAAGGCCACCGTGCGGTTCTGGCCGCGGGCGTCCATGCGCGCGGTCCACACGCCGTGGTTGGCGCCGCAGGCGCCGATGAAATTGCGCACGCGGTGCCAGGCGTTTTCCTGCTTCATCCACTGCCGCACCACGGTCACGCCCAGCGAATGGCCGATCACGTCCACCTGCGGCACGCGCTTGCCGGTGCGGCGGTGGATATCGTTGACCACGCTGTTGATGAATTTCTCCAGCGTCGGCACGGCCAGGTCATTGCTGTCGAAGCGCCGTACCGTGTCCCAGCCATAGCCCACCGCCCACAACTCGTCGCCGGTATAGCCCTTGGCCTTGAAGTAATCGCGGGCCGGCAGCCAGTAGCGCGCGCTGACGGTGTTGCCGTGCACGAAGATCACCGGCGTGCGCGTCACGCCGCCGGGCTCGCCCGGCCGTGCGCCGCCCCAGCCGGTCACCGGCTGGTTGGTCTGGTAGGACTCCGGCGGCACGAAGCCTTCCGGGAACTCGCGCAGTACCGGCACCTCGATGCCTAGTTTCGGCAGGAGCACCTCGCGCGGCGCGCAGGCGACGATGCTCAGAATGAGCATCGTCGTCCCGGCGCAAGCAGGGACCCAGTGGCTTTTCTTCATCAGGCTCGCCACCGCCCCGGCGAAAGCCGGGGCCCAGAATCTTTGGACCCCGGCTTTCGCCGGGGTGACGGAATGGGTCGTCGCTTCCCTCAATGTCTTCATTCTTCGTTCCCCTCACGGCGCCCAGAACAGGTAAACGAAGCGCAGCTCGAAGTACGGCGAGGCGGAAACCGCCGCCGCTTCCTGCACGCCGTTCACCGTGGTCATGACTTCCGAGATCTTCGGGCCCGGCCTCAGGCTGCCGTCCGGCGCGACGGCCGGCGCGAAGACGTCGAAAGGTAGGTCGATCTGGCTGCCCTTGCCGGACAGCGGCACCGCCACGCGGGCGTTGAGCACGGCCGAACTGCGGTAGATGTAATAGAAGCCCAGCGTGCCGAGCACGCCGCGCGTCCCGCGATCCTCGTAGGTGCCGGGCTGGGGCGCCAGGAAGAACACCGCGCCCGGGCAGTCCGGCGGCGCGATGCCGAGGTTGGCGCAGCCGGTGTCCGGCGTGGTCGGCTGGTCCGCCAGATTGATGCTGGGGTTCTCGAAGCGGTTCGGGCCGACCGACGAGCGGTAAGACAGGCCGAGGTCGGCGAACCACTTCTCGCTGAATTTCCAGGTGAAGTTGATTTCGGCGGTTTCCACGTCGGCCGGCTCGGAAGGCACCAGCCCGCCATAGGCCGGATCGTCGTTCTCGCTGTTGAACTGGCGCGAGATCGTGCCGTCGATGAACAGCCGCCCGAACCAGTTCTGGTGCAGGGCGAGCTGCGGCGCCACCGTCCAGTAATTGGTGCCCGGGTTGAGCAGCGAGCGCTCGTCGTAGTCACCGACCGGGGCCTTGACCGTGGTGGCGAACAGTCCGTTCCACTGCAGCGGGCCCCAGCGGTGTACGTCGCCGTAGATGCCGCCGAGCACGAACAGATCGCCGAAGCCGCTGTTGCCCGAGCGCATGCCGAAGCGCCGGCTGAGATCGGTGACCTCGCCAGTGGCCTGCTGGTGATTGAGCGTGCCGATCACACGGAAGAACTGGTCGTGGTCCTTGAGGTACCACACATCGCTGTCGCGAAACACGTTGCCGATCCACAGGTACTTCAGCAGGAACAGCGAGGCCTGCACTTCCTCCCCGCCGCGGATGGCGCCGGAGCCGAGCGCCTGCTTGTCGCCGTTGCGGTCGTAGACCTCGTCGATGGCGGTGTAGATGAAGGTGCCTTCGGTGTACTGGCCGCGCGGCAGGCGCGAGTATTCGGCCAGGTGCGGCGTGAAGATGAAACCGGCCTGCGCCAGGCCGCAGGCGCCGGACAGCAGCGCGGCGACGGCGAGTCTTCTCAGTACCATGGGTCGCCCCTCCCGAAGCTGTAGCCGATCGTCAGCAGGACGATGTTCGAGGCGTAGCTGCGTGCGCCGCCGAGCCCGTCCACCGTCACCGACTGCCCGGAGGGTGCCGGTGCGCACAGCCCGGTCCTGACCACGCCGCAGCCGGCCGGGCGATCCTGGAAGGGCAACGTGAACTCGCCGCTCTCACCGTCCAGCGGCGCGACGACGTGCAGGCCGGCGAGCCAGTTCTGCGCCACGAACCAGTTGAGCGACAATCCGGCGCTCAGCAGCCGGGTGCCGTCGTCGCGATACTCGCCCGGGATGGGTTCTGTCCCCTCGCGGCCCGGACGCGCAGCGGGCGTATCGACGGCGAAGCGCACATCGCCGTATTCGTTGGTATCACCATCCTGGTATTGCACGAAGCCGCCCAGGTAAAGGCCGGTTGCCAGCCGCCGTGTCAGGCTGAGATCGGTGATCAGCAGGTCGCCGAGCTGCGTCGGCTCGTTGCCGCCGAAGGCCGGTTCTTCGTTGTTGTCGAAGGTTTTCCAGGTCAGGCCCGCGTCCAGCAGCCAGGCGTCGGCTGGCTGCCAGTGCAGGCCGACCGTGCCGTGGAAGGCGTACTGGTTGGTGCCGGTGTTGACGGGTGCGTCG
This portion of the Nevskiales bacterium genome encodes:
- the rlmJ gene encoding 23S rRNA (adenine(2030)-N(6))-methyltransferase RlmJ, with product MFGYRHAFHAGNFADVFKHVILVQLLRALQKKDKPFWVLDTHAGAGRYDLGSAEARKVGEYREGIARLWERSGLSPELRDYREQVAAFNPDGRLRCYPGSPRLIQRLLRAGDRLVACELHPNEFPVLQAEMAGERNVSIQKLDGYAALKAYLPPKEGRGLLFMDPSFEMDGEFERLKDALRLVQQRWRNGMTAIWYPILHRAPSARFHASVQQMGLPKVLCAELGLAPYDSPQGMHGCGLLIVNPPWQLDVTLQRVLPELLEILRTGPQAQTRVEWLAD
- a CDS encoding transporter — protein: MSRDTRQGFPRTLIVTGLCALVSSPAWAVEDASVQGFGRYKPLYPGLYATAHLAHDPRDAVFDADGDETGTSLPNLAGASEFPQTRGALAFQWYFPMFEAEQLPFLSSRLHTARLTFRAADVETRGTLETFIDANGLENNASGIGDLTFEFGSFLIGSDNWRERKTTPFAVLALVGVTLPSGDYDADAPVNTGTNQYAFHGTVGLHWQPADAWLLDAGLTWKTFDNNEEPAFGGNEPTQLGDLLITDLSLTRRLATGLYLGGFVQYQDGDTNEYGDVRFAVDTPAARPGREGTEPIPGEYRDDGTRLLSAGLSLNWFVAQNWLAGLHVVAPLDGESGEFTLPFQDRPAGCGVVRTGLCAPAPSGQSVTVDGLGGARSYASNIVLLTIGYSFGRGDPWY
- a CDS encoding MFS transporter, yielding MSGQRTVVASVIVAALGYFVDLYDIVIFGVVRVASLDELGITGAANTAWGIDLLNLQMIGMLIGGLFWGVIGDKFGRRFALLATITVYSLANIANGFVTTVEQYAVLRFIAGVGLAGELGAGVTLVAEILPARFRGYGTTVISFLGLVGALTASFVGGYLHWRTAYFVGGGMGLAVLAGRWWVLRESAMFDAHKAQARGQGDLRLLFGRLDSFGRFLAVIAVGVPIWYVSALFVNFSPELGRALNLAGPLPVADVLRWQATGLALGSAASGLISEWLKNRRGVVFGFIAGMMALTAVLLSLEGRTPQLYCVLMFVMGLAQGYWTVFMTLSAEQFGVNIRATVTTSVPNFVRAMVVPVTLLLKLLLPGMGLIKAVLLIGVAVYALALLALYSLKETYGKDLDYFE
- a CDS encoding chitobiase/beta-hexosaminidase C-terminal domain-containing protein, producing MLILSIVACAPREVLLPKLGIEVPVLREFPEGFVPPESYQTNQPVTGWGGARPGEPGGVTRTPVIFVHGNTVSARYWLPARDYFKAKGYTGDELWAVGYGWDTVRRFDSNDLAVPTLEKFINSVVNDIHRRTGKRVPQVDVIGHSLGVTVVRQWMKQENAWHRVRNFIGACGANHGVWTARMDARGQNRTVAFELAHGSPWLEQLNRGGEAPGPTRYMTLYDGTGWADVLFPPWSAHSSALKGAYNLAYNLEHGTHYDHLELPRVPETMDAMLKFLGELPPAPDDYPAPRLLHEDARVKTDLKTARVHCATGGEYPSRATAGETEVTLEPGVLTTCFAFDPQSGLASPMQRFKRPRAASAPGAEPLTVSASLPTGVYEDPITVELKASDPEAFIVYTTSGSLPNSGSPLYEKPVYVPGTLTLSAMAIAPDGRRSAPLQLRYVVSLEYQDAVHSLQRQFDPGVDIQP
- a CDS encoding transporter, with the protein product MVLRRLAVAALLSGACGLAQAGFIFTPHLAEYSRLPRGQYTEGTFIYTAIDEVYDRNGDKQALGSGAIRGGEEVQASLFLLKYLWIGNVFRDSDVWYLKDHDQFFRVIGTLNHQQATGEVTDLSRRFGMRSGNSGFGDLFVLGGIYGDVHRWGPLQWNGLFATTVKAPVGDYDERSLLNPGTNYWTVAPQLALHQNWFGRLFIDGTISRQFNSENDDPAYGGLVPSEPADVETAEINFTWKFSEKWFADLGLSYRSSVGPNRFENPSINLADQPTTPDTGCANLGIAPPDCPGAVFFLAPQPGTYEDRGTRGVLGTLGFYYIYRSSAVLNARVAVPLSGKGSQIDLPFDVFAPAVAPDGSLRPGPKISEVMTTVNGVQEAAAVSASPYFELRFVYLFWAP
- a CDS encoding alpha/beta fold hydrolase; the encoded protein is MKLSIRMLCIVGGAALLLAQGAAGAVCRDNVVLVHGNARYPSDFNNTYNELLSRGYSSSQVYRPSWGSKSCPACNDHSGSEETPVRDAISNAIAASCTGKIDVIGHSMGATLAAKQIIDLGKAAQVDTFIGIASAYRGLWSCGTYPYQYPTTTCGYWGLSVNSPFLNWLYGKTLGTDVYSFLSWQDEVICSTGVCTVGGVHSSAIAGADAHYVFALGHFGLLYYTDDTQVDLIQ
- a CDS encoding efflux RND transporter periplasmic adaptor subunit; this translates as MRKIIPLVVLALLAAGVYGWRQRGSSPSPANAAAPAAVNTRATAVAVEAEPVTVGPLAQEITAVGALRANESVVLRPEIAGRVARISLEEGAPVRRGQLLLVLDDAVYRAELAQAEANLDRSRRLRDSGSKLFADNYISSTEMDALQTAVKVDEAAVALARARLDKTRITAPFDGVLGLRRVSVGDYLNPGQDIANLEDITPIKLDFRVPETYLAVLRTGQALSVRVDAFPDQVFTGQVVAIDPRVAAEDRSVAIRGELPNADARLRPGLFARVNLVLDTRTGALTVPEQAIVPQGDGHFVYRVIEGKAVRTPVTLGLRQAGRVEILSGLGAGDVVVTAGHLKLADGKPVSVIQPPPAAAAAVAAP
- a CDS encoding efflux RND transporter permease subunit → MVLSDVCIRRPVFATVLSLLLVLVGLIAYQRLSVREYPNIDPPVITVETRYRGASAEIVETQVTKVLEESLAGIDGIDIMTSISREEQSQITVTFKLNRDPDGAASDVRDRVGRMRQQLPDEIDEPVIQKTEADANPIIWVALSSDRHTPLEVSDTADRVVKDRLQTLPGVALVRIFGERRYAMRLYLDPERLAGHGLTVQDVEDALRAQNVELPAGRIESRQREFTVLSATDLNTPQEFNDLIIRESDPARGAYLVRLRDVGRAELGPADERRIARFNGRDAIGMGVIKQATANPLDVSRAVRGVLPEVQRILPEGMRIDVANDTSLFIERSIENVYESIGEAIVLVVLIIFFFLRSFRATLIPLVTIPVSLIGSFAIMYLAGFSVNTLTLLAMVLAIGLVVDDAIVMLENIHRHVEQGMPPLQAARVGSKEIGFAVIAMTLTLAAVFAPVGFLVGTTGRLFTEFAWTLAATVLVSGFVALSLSPMMCSRLLRHEERHGAVYNVIEGRIDALTQAYRRLLLRGLDSRLLVLMVGGLVAASAVWLFTSIKEELAPTEDRGNIVGRFVAPEGATVEYTDRYARQIEQYALALPEVNRAFVVSGFPTVTEGIAIIRLVDWAERERSQQDLVRELGPKLQALPGVQAFAVNPPSLGQQIRNRPLEVVIKTTDSYEALAVAVDRMMQRIAENPGIQGPDTDLKLNKPQIRVSLDRDKAAAMGVDVATVGRTLETLLGGRQVTRFKQAGEQYDVIVQLADADRRTPADVNRLYVRGSEGAMIPLSNLVSLRESVAPKELNHFSQLRAARISANLAPDYALGEALAYVEAVAQEQLPPSMQLDYAGLSREFKQSSAELYFTFLLALAFIYLVLAAQFESFVDPLIIMLTVPLSMAGALLMLKLTGGTLNIYSKVGLITLIGLITKHGILIVEFANQLQAAGRNIHDAVVEAAVLRLRPILMTTGAMVLGALPLAIATGAGAESRQAIGGVIIGGLLVGTFFTLFVIPAVYTLIARRHERIEGEAEPTIV